A genomic region of Microbacterium schleiferi contains the following coding sequences:
- a CDS encoding acetylxylan esterase, which produces MPRFDLPLDELERYRPPVREPADFDDFWATTLDETRVVGGEALVEATDSPLRAFEVFDVTFPGFAGDPVKAWMLTPAGASRPLPAVVEFNGYGGGRGLAVERLGWVSAGYVYLLMDTRGQGSMWGSGGATADPHGTGPSASGFMTRGIERPEDYYYRRVFTDAVRAVDAVRTLPQVDPDRVAVVGGSQGGGITIAAAGLTPGLVAAMPDVPFLSHFERAVGLTDADPYQEIVRYLSVHRGAEERVFDTLAYFDVVNLAKRATAPALFSVALHDPVCPPSTVFAAYNHYAGADKAISVYHHNMHEGGQAYQWLAQTAFLNARV; this is translated from the coding sequence ATGCCCAGATTCGACCTGCCCCTCGACGAGCTTGAGCGCTACCGACCTCCGGTCAGGGAGCCCGCCGATTTCGACGACTTCTGGGCGACGACCCTCGACGAGACCCGCGTGGTCGGCGGTGAGGCGCTCGTCGAGGCGACCGACTCGCCGTTGCGCGCGTTCGAGGTCTTCGACGTCACGTTCCCCGGCTTCGCGGGAGACCCCGTGAAGGCATGGATGCTCACGCCCGCCGGGGCTTCGCGGCCGCTGCCGGCCGTCGTGGAGTTCAACGGCTACGGCGGTGGCCGCGGCCTCGCGGTAGAGCGCCTCGGATGGGTTTCGGCCGGCTATGTCTATCTGCTCATGGATACCCGCGGACAGGGGTCGATGTGGGGCAGCGGTGGGGCCACCGCCGACCCGCACGGCACCGGTCCCTCCGCGAGCGGATTCATGACACGCGGCATCGAGCGCCCGGAGGACTACTACTACCGACGGGTGTTCACGGACGCCGTCCGTGCGGTGGATGCCGTACGCACCCTTCCGCAGGTCGATCCCGACCGGGTCGCGGTGGTCGGCGGCAGCCAGGGAGGTGGCATTACGATCGCGGCTGCCGGATTGACCCCGGGGCTCGTCGCCGCGATGCCGGATGTGCCCTTTCTCAGCCACTTCGAGCGGGCGGTCGGCCTCACCGACGCGGACCCATACCAAGAGATCGTGCGGTACCTGTCCGTCCACCGCGGCGCTGAGGAGCGGGTCTTCGATACGCTGGCCTACTTCGATGTCGTGAACCTGGCCAAGCGCGCCACGGCGCCGGCACTGTTCTCCGTCGCACTACACGACCCGGTGTGCCCGCCCTCCACGGTCTTCGCTGCCTATAACCACTACGCCGGTGCGGACAAGGCGATCTCCGTCTACCACCACAACATGCACGAGGGCGGCCAGGCCTACCAGTGGCTTGCTCAAACCGCGTTCCTGAACGCGCGTGTCTAG
- a CDS encoding carbohydrate ABC transporter permease, with product MSTPIRSDRSILLSRLSGSTVKYVSLMLGVLVTILPLTVVFIASFKTSAEFGQTGPFDPPSSWFNLENYVVAFEDGGMVEGFINTTIVLAISLVGTILIGTMAAYAIDRFQFRGKFLIVALFLIATLIPGVTSQVATFQIINGLGLYNTMWALILLFMGTDIISIYIFIQFMQSIPTSLDEAAMIDGANRWTIYWRVILPLLKPAIATVVIIKGIAIYNEFYLPFLYLPSRGLISTSLFRFKGPFGAHWEIIAAGTILVIVPTLIAFLLLQRFIYRGLTTGAVK from the coding sequence ATGAGCACGCCGATCCGCAGCGACCGCAGCATCCTGCTCTCGCGACTCTCGGGAAGCACCGTCAAGTACGTGTCGCTCATGCTGGGCGTGCTCGTGACCATCCTCCCGCTGACGGTGGTCTTCATCGCGAGCTTCAAGACCTCGGCCGAGTTCGGGCAGACCGGACCCTTCGACCCGCCCTCCAGCTGGTTCAACCTGGAGAACTACGTCGTCGCCTTCGAGGACGGCGGAATGGTCGAGGGCTTCATCAACACGACCATCGTGCTCGCCATCTCGCTCGTCGGCACCATCCTCATCGGCACGATGGCCGCCTACGCGATCGACCGCTTCCAGTTCCGCGGCAAGTTCCTGATCGTCGCGCTGTTCCTGATCGCCACGCTGATCCCGGGCGTGACCAGCCAGGTCGCGACGTTCCAGATCATCAACGGGCTCGGCCTCTACAACACGATGTGGGCGCTGATTCTGCTGTTCATGGGGACCGACATCATCTCGATCTACATCTTCATCCAGTTCATGCAGTCCATTCCGACCTCTCTCGACGAGGCCGCGATGATCGACGGCGCGAACCGGTGGACGATCTACTGGCGCGTCATCCTTCCCCTGCTCAAGCCCGCGATCGCGACCGTCGTGATCATCAAGGGGATAGCGATCTACAACGAGTTCTATCTCCCGTTCCTCTACCTTCCCAGCCGCGGTCTGATCTCCACCTCGCTGTTCCGGTTCAAGGGACCCTTCGGCGCGCACTGGGAGATCATCGCCGCCGGCACGATCCTCGTGATCGTGCCGACTCTGATCGCGTTCCTGCTGCTTCAGCGCTTCATCTACCGTGGACTCACGACGGGAGCAGTCAAGTGA
- a CDS encoding LacI family DNA-binding transcriptional regulator, with the protein MTVQQRATLDDVARLAGVSSKTVSRVFTQRELVSPETVERVLSAAKRLRFRPNTLARGLRRGGSTNALGFIMGELSNPFYYKVASGIERELADQGYALIVATTDDSPEGEERVADALLAQRIGALLIIPVSDDQSYLEGERQLGTPVIAIDRPARNLVADSLVLENGKGTYETTRRLLARGHRRIGYVCNPASVYTQAERLRGFRDAMAADGIADTSPWERLEDDLSIAPDVIVRDLMSSESPPTALITGNNRMTIGALRVFRELGIMESMALVGFDDFDTADVIGVTVITYDPVELGRQAARLALERMRDPAGFTQQIALPTWIIERGTGERAPRNQDA; encoded by the coding sequence ATGACGGTTCAACAACGCGCGACGCTCGATGATGTGGCCCGGCTTGCCGGGGTGAGCTCGAAGACCGTGTCCCGCGTCTTCACCCAGCGTGAGCTCGTCTCGCCGGAGACCGTCGAGCGCGTCCTAAGCGCAGCCAAGCGCCTGCGGTTCCGGCCGAACACCCTGGCGCGCGGCCTCAGACGCGGGGGCAGCACGAACGCCCTCGGCTTCATCATGGGCGAGTTGAGCAACCCTTTCTACTACAAGGTCGCCTCGGGGATCGAGCGCGAGCTCGCCGACCAGGGCTATGCGCTCATCGTGGCCACCACCGACGACTCGCCCGAAGGCGAGGAGCGCGTCGCCGACGCGCTCCTCGCGCAGCGGATCGGGGCGCTCCTGATCATCCCCGTCTCCGACGACCAGTCCTATCTCGAGGGGGAGCGGCAGCTGGGCACTCCCGTCATCGCGATCGACCGACCGGCGCGCAACCTCGTCGCCGACTCGCTCGTGCTCGAGAACGGGAAGGGTACCTACGAGACGACGCGGCGCCTGCTCGCCCGCGGGCATCGCCGCATCGGCTATGTCTGCAACCCCGCCTCGGTATACACCCAGGCTGAGCGCCTCCGCGGCTTCCGGGACGCGATGGCCGCCGACGGGATCGCCGACACGAGCCCCTGGGAGCGCCTCGAGGACGATCTCTCGATTGCGCCGGACGTGATCGTGCGCGACCTCATGAGTTCGGAGAGTCCGCCGACGGCGCTCATCACGGGGAACAACCGCATGACCATCGGCGCACTCCGCGTGTTCCGCGAGCTCGGCATCATGGAATCGATGGCACTTGTGGGGTTCGATGACTTCGACACGGCTGATGTCATCGGCGTCACCGTCATCACCTATGACCCGGTCGAGCTCGGCCGGCAGGCGGCGCGTTTGGCGCTCGAGCGCATGCGGGATCCGGCCGGGTTCACCCAGCAGATTGCGCTGCCGACCTGGATCATCGAGCGAGGCACCGGCGAGAGGGCGCCACGGAACCAGGACGCGTGA
- a CDS encoding ABC transporter ATP-binding protein, whose translation MSSPQTDRIPLVDAEAVLTADVERARPLRSLLRLLRPYRWALGGALGAFVIKDSPTWVLPPVTAAVIDIVVAGGPLWHITVWAGLALVLLILNYPFQMIFIRITSAATRSLAYTVRTGLAARLQRLSFGVHNRQSASVVQTKIVRDVENLELMLAQLFPTVLSAAATLVGAIVITAFNVPAFVLVFALAIPLAAGLVAYIRRRATERNEAFRREVELLSAQVTEMAALLPITRGHGLEDVATARVAARAESVREAGRQLDVLNGRFGAMSWISYQVLGLICLVGAATLAVTGALPITPGQVVLLSTYFGLLTNAVVMLMSVAPLLTRGLDAMRSVADVAEELDVEDTRGQRDPGRVTGAIALEDVTVRYPGANVAALEGVSFRIEPGQTVAFVGPSGSGKSTILNIVLGFVRPTRGQVRIDGMDLATLDLRALRRSVSIVPQETVLLAGTVRENVAYGTTDLSDEEILHALRDANAMDVIADSPDGLDTLVGERGSRLSGGQRQRLAIARALVREPRILVLDEATSALDAESESKVTEALDRARRGRTTLIVAHRLSTVRGADRIVVISHGRIVESGTHEELLRAEGAYSRLTLLQRSAE comes from the coding sequence GTGTCTAGCCCTCAGACCGACCGCATACCGCTCGTCGACGCCGAGGCCGTCCTCACAGCCGACGTCGAACGCGCACGGCCGCTGCGCTCGCTCTTGCGCCTGCTGCGGCCCTATCGCTGGGCGCTGGGCGGCGCACTTGGCGCCTTCGTCATCAAGGACAGCCCGACGTGGGTGCTGCCGCCCGTGACGGCCGCGGTCATCGACATCGTGGTCGCCGGCGGTCCGCTCTGGCACATCACCGTCTGGGCGGGTCTTGCTCTCGTGCTGCTGATCCTCAACTATCCATTCCAGATGATCTTCATCCGCATCACCAGCGCCGCGACCCGGAGCCTGGCGTATACGGTGCGCACGGGACTGGCCGCTCGCCTCCAGAGGCTCTCGTTCGGCGTGCACAACCGCCAGAGCGCATCCGTCGTACAGACGAAGATCGTCCGCGATGTCGAGAACCTCGAGCTCATGCTCGCGCAGTTGTTTCCCACGGTGCTCTCGGCCGCCGCGACGCTCGTGGGCGCGATCGTGATCACAGCATTCAACGTCCCCGCCTTCGTGCTCGTGTTCGCGCTCGCGATCCCCCTGGCTGCTGGCCTCGTGGCCTACATCCGACGTCGTGCAACGGAGCGCAACGAGGCCTTTCGCCGCGAGGTCGAACTTCTCTCGGCGCAGGTGACGGAGATGGCGGCGCTGCTTCCCATCACCCGAGGCCACGGACTGGAAGATGTCGCCACCGCGCGGGTCGCTGCCCGTGCCGAGTCGGTGCGGGAGGCGGGACGACAACTCGACGTTCTCAACGGGCGCTTCGGAGCCATGTCGTGGATCTCTTACCAGGTGCTGGGACTGATCTGTCTGGTCGGAGCCGCCACTCTCGCAGTGACGGGCGCTCTGCCGATCACCCCCGGCCAGGTCGTGTTGCTGAGCACGTACTTCGGATTGCTGACGAACGCTGTGGTCATGCTCATGAGCGTCGCTCCGCTGCTGACGCGGGGACTGGATGCGATGCGCTCGGTCGCCGATGTCGCCGAGGAACTCGATGTCGAAGACACGCGGGGACAGCGCGACCCCGGCCGTGTGACAGGTGCGATCGCACTGGAGGACGTCACCGTCCGGTATCCCGGCGCCAACGTCGCGGCGCTCGAAGGTGTCTCATTCCGCATCGAACCGGGTCAGACCGTCGCCTTCGTCGGGCCATCCGGATCGGGCAAGTCGACGATCCTGAACATCGTGCTCGGGTTTGTCCGTCCTACCAGAGGCCAGGTGAGGATCGATGGGATGGACCTCGCCACGCTCGACCTCCGCGCGCTGCGCCGCTCCGTCTCGATCGTTCCACAGGAGACGGTGCTACTGGCGGGCACGGTGCGGGAGAACGTCGCGTACGGCACGACCGATCTGAGCGACGAGGAGATTCTCCACGCCCTGCGCGACGCCAACGCGATGGACGTCATCGCCGACTCGCCGGATGGCCTGGACACCCTCGTCGGAGAACGCGGATCGCGGCTCTCGGGTGGTCAACGCCAGCGACTCGCCATCGCGCGCGCCCTGGTCCGCGAGCCGCGCATCCTGGTACTCGACGAGGCCACGAGCGCTCTGGACGCGGAGTCGGAGTCGAAGGTCACCGAGGCTCTTGACCGGGCGCGGCGCGGGCGTACGACGCTCATCGTCGCCCACCGGCTCTCGACGGTGCGTGGAGCGGATCGCATCGTCGTCATCTCGCACGGCCGTATCGTCGAGTCAGGCACTCACGAAGAACTGCTGCGGGCGGAGGGAGCCTACTCGCGTCTGACGTTGCTGCAGCGCTCCGCCGAGTGA
- a CDS encoding glycoside hydrolase family 2 protein codes for MIARPLHSGWTLRASGGPAPDPVAGATVPAAVPGCVHTDLLAAGLIPDPYLDDNEALLAWIGLVDWTYRTSFDWSPDGAARHDLVFDGLDTVATVVLNGRVLAETANQHRSYRLAVDGVIREGANELEVRFRSPVRYANAQSVALGPRPRPYPLPYEAIRKSACNFGWDWGIATFTSGIWKPVRLESWSRARLAEVRVAALPDGDSDGRVVVDVRVEREPGDEAPLQVSVDVAGAHVAAPVVDGCAHLEVAVADVERWWPVGYGTQPLYDLSVALHDEDVLDRTSRRVGFRTVEWETTPDEEGTPFTLVVNGQPVFVKGANWIPDDALPVRVDRARYERRLHQAVDANLNLIRVWGGGIYENDDFYELCDELGLLAWQDLLFACAAYPEEEPLRSEIEAEARENVVRLAHHASLVLLTGNNENLWGFEDWGWKERLDGRTWGAFYYHELFPRLVSELAPHVPYAPGSPFSPGGQHPNAEEHGSMHLWEQWNRRDWLTYREHRPRFVAEFGWQGPPTWSTLTRSIADDPLTPESPGMIVHQKAMEGNVKLASGLVPHLRVPDDMETWHWGMQLNQAVAVRTALDHFRSWAPRTMGAIVWQLNDCWPVTSWAAIDGDERPKPLFHALRNAFAPRVASIQPRDEGLAVVLGNDTSAAWTSVVRVRRLGFDGSERATQTASVDVPARGSVTVPIDLGIATPDHAPGELLVAEADDIRGWWYFAEARDSELGDPRLTLTAAPMDGGTEVTITAAGLARDVTLLADKVLPDAVADEGLLTLLPGESARVRIRHGGELDAGALADPRVLRSTNQLVTR; via the coding sequence GTGATCGCACGTCCCCTCCACTCGGGATGGACCCTCCGGGCCTCGGGCGGTCCCGCCCCCGACCCGGTCGCCGGCGCGACCGTGCCGGCCGCCGTCCCCGGGTGCGTGCACACCGATCTGCTCGCCGCCGGCCTCATCCCCGACCCGTACCTCGACGACAACGAGGCGCTACTGGCCTGGATCGGACTGGTCGACTGGACGTATCGCACCTCCTTCGACTGGTCCCCCGACGGGGCCGCCCGGCACGACCTCGTCTTCGACGGGCTCGACACGGTCGCCACGGTCGTGCTGAACGGCCGGGTGCTCGCCGAGACGGCGAACCAGCACCGCTCCTACCGGCTCGCCGTCGACGGCGTCATCCGCGAGGGCGCGAACGAGCTGGAGGTGAGATTCCGCTCGCCGGTGCGATACGCGAACGCCCAGAGCGTGGCGCTCGGCCCGCGCCCCCGCCCGTATCCCCTGCCGTACGAGGCGATCCGCAAGTCCGCCTGCAACTTCGGGTGGGACTGGGGCATCGCGACGTTCACGAGCGGCATCTGGAAGCCGGTGCGGCTCGAGTCCTGGTCGCGGGCGCGGCTCGCCGAGGTGCGGGTCGCCGCGCTCCCCGACGGCGACTCCGACGGCCGTGTCGTCGTCGACGTGCGCGTCGAGCGGGAGCCGGGCGACGAGGCGCCGCTCCAGGTGTCGGTCGACGTCGCCGGAGCGCACGTCGCAGCTCCCGTGGTCGACGGATGCGCACACCTCGAGGTCGCGGTCGCCGACGTCGAGCGATGGTGGCCCGTCGGCTACGGCACGCAGCCCCTGTACGACCTGTCCGTCGCGCTGCACGACGAGGACGTGCTCGATCGGACCTCGCGCCGCGTGGGCTTCCGCACCGTCGAATGGGAGACGACCCCCGACGAGGAGGGGACGCCGTTCACTCTTGTCGTGAACGGTCAGCCGGTCTTCGTCAAGGGTGCGAACTGGATCCCGGATGACGCCCTCCCGGTGCGCGTCGATCGCGCGCGCTACGAGAGGCGGCTGCACCAGGCGGTGGACGCCAACCTCAACCTGATCCGGGTGTGGGGCGGCGGGATCTACGAGAACGACGACTTCTACGAGCTCTGCGACGAACTCGGACTCCTCGCCTGGCAGGACCTCCTCTTCGCTTGCGCCGCCTACCCCGAGGAGGAGCCCCTCCGCTCCGAGATCGAGGCCGAGGCGCGCGAGAACGTCGTGCGGCTCGCCCACCACGCCTCCCTCGTGCTCCTCACGGGCAACAACGAGAACCTGTGGGGCTTCGAGGACTGGGGCTGGAAGGAGCGGCTCGACGGTCGCACGTGGGGCGCGTTCTACTATCACGAGCTCTTCCCGCGCCTCGTCTCGGAGCTGGCACCGCACGTCCCCTATGCGCCGGGCAGTCCGTTCAGCCCGGGCGGGCAGCATCCGAATGCCGAGGAACACGGCTCCATGCACCTGTGGGAGCAGTGGAACCGACGCGACTGGCTCACCTATCGCGAGCACCGCCCGCGCTTCGTCGCGGAGTTCGGGTGGCAGGGCCCTCCGACCTGGTCGACGCTGACGCGATCGATCGCCGACGACCCGCTGACCCCCGAGTCGCCCGGGATGATCGTGCACCAGAAGGCGATGGAGGGCAACGTCAAGCTCGCGTCGGGACTCGTGCCCCATCTGCGGGTGCCCGACGACATGGAGACGTGGCACTGGGGGATGCAGCTCAACCAGGCCGTCGCGGTGCGGACGGCGCTGGATCACTTCCGCTCCTGGGCTCCGCGCACGATGGGCGCCATCGTCTGGCAGCTCAACGACTGCTGGCCCGTCACCTCGTGGGCGGCGATCGACGGCGACGAGCGGCCGAAGCCGCTCTTCCATGCGCTGCGGAACGCGTTCGCGCCGCGGGTGGCCTCGATCCAGCCGCGCGACGAGGGGCTCGCGGTCGTCCTGGGCAACGACACTTCCGCCGCCTGGACGTCCGTGGTGCGCGTGCGCAGGCTCGGATTCGACGGCAGTGAGCGCGCGACCCAGACCGCGTCCGTCGATGTGCCGGCGCGCGGCAGCGTCACGGTCCCGATCGATCTGGGCATCGCGACGCCCGACCATGCGCCCGGAGAGCTCCTCGTCGCGGAGGCCGACGACATCCGGGGCTGGTGGTACTTCGCCGAGGCGCGCGACAGCGAGCTCGGCGACCCCCGGCTGACCCTCACGGCGGCGCCGATGGACGGGGGCACGGAGGTGACGATCACGGCGGCCGGGCTCGCGCGGGACGTCACGCTGCTGGCCGACAAGGTGCTCCCCGACGCCGTGGCCGACGAGGGACTGCTGACCCTGCTCCCGGGCGAGAGCGCTCGCGTGCGCATCCGCCACGGCGGAGAGCTGGATGCCGGCGCCCTCGCCGACCCGCGGGTGCTGCGCAGCACGAATCAGCTGGTGACGCGATGA
- a CDS encoding ROK family transcriptional regulator — translation MTASEVQRGSSTESAHTLTAPREQSSGSTDAVAGGHATAQRRGLRRVKVLPEHARAHNRSLVLQTLFHDGAMSRADLSRETGLTRVTISDLVAELIGDGLVAELGIREASGPGKPAMVVDLDRAGHRILGIDLSGPDTFLGAILTIDGDIVARHEVAAPRGAEDARDAVIELARRLVADAHAPVLGVGVGAPGVVDDRGVILSAPNFGWTQLPLRSILEEALALPVLVANDANAAVLAEYTFGGAGDDVVLVKVGRGVGSGLVSAGQPMRGAHFAAGEIGHVTVGTDGGPQCACGKVGCLEAWLSVPALTARMADAKTPADRDQQLRDAGERLGIALAPIVGALDVSEIVLSGPDELLAGLLAEATVETIRTRTLARFHDGVRVRMTAQGQDIVLRGAAVMVLSGQLGVS, via the coding sequence ATGACTGCATCGGAAGTGCAGCGCGGCTCTTCCACTGAATCCGCGCACACCCTCACGGCTCCCCGCGAGCAGTCTTCCGGTTCGACGGATGCTGTAGCGGGCGGCCACGCGACTGCGCAGCGCCGGGGTCTTCGCCGGGTCAAGGTGCTTCCCGAGCACGCCCGGGCCCACAATCGCTCGCTCGTACTGCAGACGCTGTTCCACGACGGCGCCATGAGCCGCGCCGATCTTTCTCGCGAGACGGGCCTCACCCGCGTCACGATCTCCGACCTCGTGGCCGAGCTCATCGGCGACGGCCTCGTGGCCGAGCTCGGCATCCGTGAAGCATCGGGCCCGGGCAAGCCCGCGATGGTCGTCGACCTTGACCGCGCAGGCCATCGGATCCTCGGGATCGACCTTTCGGGACCCGATACCTTCCTCGGCGCCATCCTGACCATCGACGGCGACATCGTCGCGCGCCACGAGGTGGCCGCGCCGCGCGGAGCAGAGGATGCCCGGGATGCCGTGATCGAGCTGGCCCGGCGCCTCGTCGCGGATGCGCACGCCCCGGTGCTCGGGGTCGGTGTCGGAGCCCCCGGTGTCGTCGACGACCGTGGCGTGATCTTGAGCGCACCGAACTTCGGGTGGACGCAGCTGCCACTGCGCAGCATCCTCGAGGAGGCGCTCGCCCTGCCGGTGCTCGTCGCCAACGACGCCAACGCCGCCGTCCTCGCCGAATACACCTTCGGCGGCGCTGGCGATGACGTCGTGCTCGTGAAGGTCGGGCGCGGTGTCGGTTCCGGACTCGTCTCTGCCGGTCAACCCATGCGCGGCGCGCACTTCGCCGCGGGGGAGATCGGTCACGTCACGGTCGGCACCGACGGCGGTCCTCAGTGCGCGTGCGGCAAGGTCGGATGCCTCGAGGCGTGGCTCTCGGTGCCCGCGCTGACCGCTCGCATGGCCGACGCCAAGACCCCCGCCGACCGTGACCAGCAGCTGCGCGACGCCGGTGAACGCCTCGGCATCGCCCTCGCGCCCATTGTCGGTGCGCTCGATGTGTCGGAGATCGTACTCTCCGGCCCCGATGAACTTCTCGCCGGACTTCTCGCAGAGGCCACCGTCGAGACGATCCGTACCCGCACACTCGCCCGGTTCCATGACGGCGTGCGCGTCCGGATGACAGCGCAAGGCCAGGACATCGTCCTGCGCGGCGCGGCTGTCATGGTCCTGTCAGGCCAGCTCGGGGTGTCGTGA
- a CDS encoding carbohydrate ABC transporter permease: protein MSTAGPETTGVTGPMTHERPTRRLFRSRARATRATGAPAGRSIVERLTPYLFIAAALALLLLLTYLPAANMVWYSLTDWDGIDKEQNFIGLDNYVAVFTDPRIFGVFFVSVYYFVGSFVQMAIALYFAALLSNSTRFSNFFRGVLFFPYLINGVAIGFVFLYLFQPGGTLDAFLSWFGVTSPPQWLGNPEIANYSLAATSVWRYTGLNFVLFLGAMQSIPHEQYEAADIDGANKWQQFWALTFPGIRRIIGLSFILAIAGSLSVFEIPFIMTGGANGTSTFVIQTLQTAFTFRQVGLASAMAIVLLVIVLVITWVQRRVFPDEKVDLT, encoded by the coding sequence ATGTCCACCGCAGGACCAGAGACCACCGGCGTGACCGGGCCGATGACCCATGAGCGTCCGACGCGACGCCTGTTCCGGTCGCGGGCGCGCGCCACCCGCGCGACCGGAGCGCCGGCCGGCCGCAGCATCGTGGAACGTCTCACGCCATACCTGTTCATCGCGGCCGCTCTCGCGCTGCTCCTGCTGCTGACGTACCTGCCCGCCGCGAACATGGTCTGGTACAGCCTCACCGACTGGGACGGCATCGACAAGGAGCAGAACTTCATCGGGCTCGACAACTACGTCGCCGTCTTCACCGATCCGCGCATCTTCGGCGTCTTCTTCGTCAGCGTCTACTACTTCGTCGGGTCCTTCGTCCAGATGGCGATCGCGCTCTATTTCGCGGCGCTGCTGTCGAACTCGACCCGATTCTCCAACTTCTTCCGGGGCGTGCTGTTCTTCCCGTACCTCATCAACGGCGTGGCCATCGGGTTCGTCTTCCTCTACCTCTTCCAGCCGGGCGGCACGCTCGACGCCTTCCTCTCGTGGTTCGGAGTCACGAGTCCGCCGCAGTGGCTCGGCAACCCCGAGATCGCCAACTACTCGCTGGCCGCGACCAGCGTATGGCGCTACACGGGCCTGAACTTCGTGCTCTTCCTCGGCGCCATGCAGTCCATCCCCCACGAGCAGTACGAGGCCGCCGACATCGACGGCGCGAACAAGTGGCAGCAGTTCTGGGCTCTGACCTTCCCGGGCATCCGCCGGATCATCGGGCTCAGCTTCATCCTCGCCATCGCGGGCAGCCTCTCGGTCTTCGAGATCCCCTTCATCATGACCGGTGGCGCCAACGGGACCTCCACCTTCGTCATCCAGACCCTGCAGACCGCGTTCACCTTCCGACAGGTGGGCCTGGCGAGCGCCATGGCGATCGTCCTGCTGGTCATCGTGCTGGTGATCACCTGGGTGCAGCGAAGAGTGTTCCCCGACGAGAAGGTGGACCTGACATGA
- a CDS encoding ABC transporter substrate-binding protein, with translation MARKIWTVAAGLAATGLVLTGCSGSGGGNSTEGTDGDVSGDVTFVTWRTDLIQDGTFDEYAAQFHEMYPDATVTFEGITDYEGEMRTRLSTDNYGDVLGIPNSVLPDQFSDFFEPLGQTDELADTYRFLAPKSYEGVQYGLALGGNANGIVYNTDVFEQAGITALPKTEDEWLDALAKIKENTDAIPLYTNYKDGWPLSQWSGNIGAITGNPDAQNDMAHDDTPWTNDTDIYAIDSLIYDSVAARLTEEDPLTTNWEQSKVDFATGKIAAMALGSWAISQLQGAAEDNGIDPSVVGYMTFPATAPDGEQYAVVGGDYNLGINVHSDVKPAAKAWIDFLLEDSGFTDTQGMVSALLADPLPDNLAGLTDEGVQLMELNPAPAGEEALFNNIADAAQIDIWGNIYRQKLIDIARGAAPGDKQSYFDELNQRWTDAIAQVG, from the coding sequence ATGGCAAGAAAGATCTGGACCGTTGCCGCGGGATTGGCGGCGACGGGACTCGTGCTGACCGGATGCTCAGGGAGCGGCGGCGGCAACTCGACCGAGGGCACCGACGGAGACGTGTCCGGCGACGTGACGTTCGTCACGTGGCGCACCGACCTCATCCAGGACGGCACGTTCGACGAATACGCTGCTCAGTTCCACGAGATGTACCCCGATGCCACCGTCACGTTCGAGGGCATCACCGACTACGAAGGCGAGATGCGCACGCGCCTGAGCACCGACAACTACGGCGACGTGCTCGGCATCCCGAACAGCGTGCTTCCCGACCAGTTCTCGGACTTCTTCGAGCCGCTCGGCCAGACCGACGAGCTCGCCGACACCTATCGCTTCCTCGCGCCGAAGAGCTATGAGGGAGTCCAGTACGGCCTGGCGCTCGGCGGCAACGCGAACGGCATCGTGTACAACACGGACGTGTTCGAGCAGGCCGGCATCACCGCGCTCCCCAAGACGGAGGACGAGTGGCTGGACGCGCTCGCCAAGATCAAGGAGAACACCGACGCGATTCCGCTCTACACGAACTACAAGGACGGGTGGCCGCTGAGCCAGTGGTCCGGGAACATCGGCGCGATCACCGGCAACCCCGACGCGCAGAATGACATGGCGCACGACGACACCCCGTGGACCAACGACACCGACATCTATGCGATCGACTCGCTGATCTACGACTCGGTGGCGGCTAGACTCACCGAGGAAGATCCACTCACGACCAACTGGGAGCAGTCGAAGGTCGACTTCGCGACGGGCAAGATCGCCGCGATGGCCCTCGGATCGTGGGCGATCTCACAGTTGCAGGGCGCGGCAGAGGACAACGGCATCGACCCGTCCGTCGTCGGATACATGACGTTCCCGGCCACGGCTCCGGACGGCGAGCAGTACGCGGTGGTCGGCGGGGACTACAACCTCGGCATCAACGTGCACTCCGACGTGAAGCCGGCCGCCAAGGCGTGGATCGACTTCCTGCTGGAGGACTCGGGGTTCACCGACACTCAGGGCATGGTCTCGGCCCTGCTGGCCGACCCACTGCCCGACAACCTCGCCGGTCTCACCGACGAAGGCGTGCAGCTGATGGAGCTCAACCCCGCACCCGCGGGCGAGGAGGCGCTGTTCAACAACATCGCGGACGCGGCACAGATCGACATCTGGGGCAACATCTACCGGCAGAAGCTCATCGACATCGCTCGCGGCGCGGCCCCGGGTGACAAGCAGAGCTACTTCGACGAGCTCAACCAGCGATGGACTGACGCGATCGCCCAGGTGGGCTGA